The genomic window TGACGGGCTACTGGACAGCATAGCGCGGGGCGCGTGTTCGTGCTATCCCGCGGCGCGTTCGGCAACAACAGCACAAAGCCCGCCTGCGCGGACTCGCGCCGACGGACCTGTCCTGAGGCATCGTTCCAGGATGCGTGTCCAGGAGCGGATGAATCCACCGCTGGAACCACACAAAGTCCGCCTCCGCAAGCTCCGGGTCCAATTCCGCGTTTCACGAGCCCACTTCAGTGGGCTTCCCGTGGTTCCAGCCGGGGGATTCATCCCCCGGCGATCCGGCGCCGGTGCTTATCCCACCCCTACACCGCCACCGCCTCACGCACGCTCCGCCGCGTCAGCCACGACAGCGCGAAGCACGTCACCACCTGGAGCCCAAAGGTGGCGGCGAGGAGGATCGCGGGGTCGGCGTCGAGGCCGATGTAGCGGACCGTGGCGCCCGTGGCGGCGGCCGAGCCGAGCACGCCCAGCCCCGCTCGCCCGCGCCGCCCCGTCAGCCGGTGCACGGCCCAGGGGGTGAAGAGCACGGTAGCCACCGCACCGCCGAGGAACTGGGCGCGGTTCTCCTCCACCACGCCGGAGGCGGCGAGCGCCCAGGAGCCCACAAAGAGCCCCAGCACGATGGAGGTGACCGAGAACTCCCACAGCGCGCGCAGGAAACGCCGCATCATCCCTGGCTGGCGCCGATCCTCCAGCATCGGAGCGCCGGGTGCGGCAGGCCCGGCTACGGGTGCAGTCGGACGCACCGGGTGGGCGGGCGCCGGGCGGACCGGCGGCGGAGCGGGCGGCTCCACCGACACCGCCGTCGCGCGCAGCGGCGCGGGACGGACGGGAACCGGCGGCGGCACGCGCGGCGCGGGGGCCGTGGTGGAGGCCGGGCGCGGCGCCTCGTTCTGCAGGCGCGTGAAGTCCTCCTCGTCCGCTACGAACATCAGCGTCGGCTCGGAGGGGGCGGAGACCGGCGTCGCGGGGCGTGGCGCCGAGGCGACGGTCGGCGCCACCCCCAGCGCCTGGGCGAAGGCAGCGGCGTCGCGAAAGCGCTCGCGCGGCGACAGCGACAGCGCGCGCACCAGCGCCTCGTGCAGGTCGCCGGGGAGCTGCGGAGCGCGCTGGGGGAGGGCGCGCACGGCGGCGGTCACCTCCTCCGCGGCGCGGGCGGGGTCGGATGAGGTGAAGGGGCGCATCCCCGTCGCCAGGTGGTAGCCGACGGCGGCGAGGCTGAACACGTCCGACGCCGGGCCCACGTCGCCCTCGCCCGACATCTGCTCGGGCGATGCGTAGGCGGGGGAGAAGGGGGCGCGGCCGAACTCGGTGAGCGCCGTCATGGAGCCGTCGTCGGCATCCAGCTTGGCGATGCCGAAGTCCAGGACGCGCACGTGCGGCTCGTCCGGGCTGTCGCCGTCCTCCAGGAAGAGGTTGCCCGGCTTGATGTCGCGGTGCACCAGGCCCACGCGGTGCCCCGCGGCCAGCCCGCGCGCCGCCTGGCGCAGGATCGACACGGCCACCCCCAGCGGCGGCGCACCGGTGCGGGTGAGGCGCGCGGCCAGGTCCTCGCCGCGCAGCAGCTCCATCACCAGGAAGTCGAGGTCCACCTCGGCGTCCGTGCCGAAGTCGTACACGGCCACCACGTTGGGGTGGCGCAGCGAGGCCACCGCGCGCGCCTCGCGGTGGAAGCGCGCGCGCAGGCGGGCGTGGTCGCCGGGGTCGGCGCCGCCCGTGCCGATCACCTTCACGGCGACCTCGCGCCCCAGCCGCTCGTCGGTGGCGCGGTACACGGCGCCCATGCCGCCGCGACCGACCACCGCGTCGATGCGGTAGCGGCCGGCGAGTGTGCGCCCCGTCAGCAGTCCGGCGATCCCATACATCTCGTTCTTCGGCTCGCGGTGCGGGCGTGTTCGCGCCCAGATGATTGCGTGGGAAGGGTATACGCGCGGGCGGCGTGCTGAGTTTCCTCAGCGCGCGGGGCGGCGCAGGTCGAACTCCACCCGGAAGCGCCGGTCCGTCCCCTCGCGGCGGAGCGCGTAGCCAAACGCGCGCCCCGGCATCACCTCCATCGTCCACACGTTGCGCGCTGCCGCGGGAAGCATGCGCGCGGTGGCGCTGTCGGCATGGAACTCCTGGCGGATCGCCGTTCCCGGCCCCTGCGTGTCGCCGCCGTAGTTGGTGGGGGACCCCTCGGTGCCGTCCTCGTGCAGGTGGCGGTGCCGCAGGTTCAGGCCATCTTCCGTGCGGCGCACGAACCAGGTGCGCGAGTGGTCGGCGCCCACGTGGAAGCGGATACCCATCTCCCCCACGCGGCAGTCGTCCACCCGCATCACTAGACGGTTGCGCACGAAGGCGCTGTCCGTGGCGTTCCCCTCCACGAGGCGCCCCTCGAAGGCGCCGCCGCAGAGCGCGCGCATCCGCGTCCACCACACCTCCTGCTGCACCGCCAGCATCCCCTCGCGCGGGATGGGCGTGAACGAGACGCAGGCGCCCAGCACGAGCGTGAGGAGCAGTGAAGAGCGGATCATGCCAGAACGCGGAAAGAGGGTGTCACCAGATGACCTCCACGCCGGAAGCGGCGGCGATGGCGGGGTCGCGGGTGATGAGGGGGTGCCCCAGCTGTGCGGCCGTAGCGGCGATCAGGCGGTCGCCGCGCTCGGGGATGGCGCGGAGGCGCTCGGCCCGGCGGATGATCTCCCACGTGAGGTCCACCGCGAAACAGCGCCCGGAGGAAAGCAGGCGGCCGGTCCATTCCTCGAATCCGAAAGGGAGCGCCAGCCGCCCCGCGGCGGTCGCCTCGCCGACCTCCACCAGCACGAGAGCGGGAACGTAGATCAGCGCCGATCCTTCTTCCATCGCCTCGAACATGCGCCGCGCGGCGCCGCCCAGCTTCCTGGGCCGGTCCTGCGCGTACCAGATCAGCGCGTGCGCATCCGTGACCGCGAGCGAGGTCATGGCTACAGGTCGCCGAACTTCGCGTCCGCGGCTGCCGAGGAGCGCCGGCGGTTCTCCTCGAACCACTCGTCGAACTCATCCGGCGGCACCGTCAGCTGCATGCTCCCCTTCAGCTTGAAAGGGCGCTCCCGGATCTGCCTGAGCCCGGCGGCGGCCGCCTTGAGGTACTCGTAATGGCCCGCGTCAACCAGCACCGCACGCCCCTTCTGGCTGCGGTGCTCGATCACGACCTCTTCCTGCGGATCGGCAGTGACCTGCTCTACCAGGTCGAAGAGGTTGGCCCGCGCTTCGGACACGCTCACCTTCTTCACGATGCACCTCCGGGTGCAGGATGTACGTTTCAATCGTACAACTTGCACCCGGAGAGCCCCGCGATCAAGTCTTCTGTCGCTCACCGCTCGAAAGCGGTCAGGCGGCACCCTCGGTGGGGCGCCCGCCGGAGCGGCTGCGGCCACCGCTGCGCCCGCCCCCCTGCCCACGACCATCCGCGGAGCGGGGATGCTGGCCGCCGCGGTCGTTGCGGGGCCGGCCGCCGTCGGAGGGGCGGCCCTCGGCGCGGGGACGGTCTCGCGACGGCTCGGCGGGACGGCGCGGGCCGCGGCTGGAACCGCCCGCGGCCTCGTTCTGCGCCTTGCGCTCGGCCTTGGCCTTGGCGCGGGCACGCTCCTCGGACTTGCGCGCGCGGATCTCGGCGATGCGCTCTGCGAGCGGCACCTCGAAGCGCTCCGTGGGCTTGCGGTTGTAGTCGAAGTCCGCCACCGTCACGCGCGGCAGCTTCTTGCCGACTGCCCGCTCGATGGCGCGCAGGTCCGCCTCTTCCTCGGGCGACACAAAGGTGTACGCGTCGCCCGTGGCCTCGGCGCGCGCCGTGCGGCCCACGCGGTGGATGTAGTCTTCCGGCACGTGCGGAACGTCGAAGTTCACCACGTGCTCCAGCGCTTCCACGTCGATGCCGCGGGCCACGATGTCGGTGGCCACCAGCACGCGGAACTTCCCGCTCTTGAAGCCGGCCAGCGCCTCGGTGCGCTGCGGCTGGCTGCGGTTGCCGTGGATCTTGGCGTTGGGGATGCGGTTCTTCTCCAGGAAGTCCGCAAGCCGGTTGGCCCGGTGCTTGGTACGGGTGAAGACGATCACGTTGCCGATCTCGTCGCGCTTCAGCAGCTCCAGAAAGAGCTCGGCCTTGAGCGATTCCTGCACGGGGTAGATGGCCTGCGTGATCCCCACCGCCGGCGCCGCCTTGCGCTCCTGGTTGATGAGCGCGGGCTGCTTCAGCATCTCGCCGGAGAGCTTCGCGATCGCGTCCGGCATGGTGGCGCTGAAGAAGAGCGTCTGCCGGCTGGTGGGCAGGTGCTTCAGCACGCGCCGGATGTCGGGGAGGAAGCCCATGTCCAGCATGCGGTCCGCCTCGTCCAGCACCAGCACTTCCAGGCCGCTCAGCTTGGCGTACGGCTGTCTGAAGTGGTCCAGCAGCCGACCGGGGGTGGCGATGATGATGTCGACGCCGCTGCGGAAAGCGTGCTCCTGCGGCCCCATCCCCACGCCGCCGAAGACGGCCGCGCCGGTGACGGGCGTGTGCACCGCCAGCTCCTCGAGGTGCTGGTGGATCTGCGCGGCCAGCTCGCGCGTAGGGGTAAGGATCAGCGCCCGCGTGGTGCCGCGGGGCTTGTCCATCAGTCGCTGGATGATGGGGAGAAGGAAGGCGGCCGTCTTGCCGCTCCCGGTCATCGCGCACGCCAGAACGTCGCGCCCTTCCATGGCGGGCGGAACGGCCTGCTCCTGGATGGGCGTGGGGCGCGTGAACCCGAGCTCCTTGATCCCCTTCAGGAGCGTCGGGTGAAGTTGCAGCTTGTTGAAAGGCATGAACCCATCGGAATACGGGAAGCGGAGCGGCGCAACGGCGCCACTCCGCGCAGAGTCGCCCCCGCGGTGCGTTCCGCGTGCGGCGACGGCCGGCCCGATCGGCCGGACGCATCTAACTTAACACCATTCACGTGTTTACGGCACCCTGGAGCCGATATGTCGCCTGTGAGGCAGGACTTCCTGCTGCGGATGATCGAGGAAGCGTTCGACGTGATCCGCCGCATCCGCCTTCGCAGGCAGGACGGCGACCCCGCCGCGGCCGTCCGCGACGCCGACGCCGCGGTCGATGCGCTGCTGGGCCCGGCGGCCGGGGTCGCCACGCGGCTGGACCCCTCCACCGCCGCGCAGCTCATCCGCAATCCCGAGCAGGTGGCGCTCTGGGCGCGCATCCTTGCCGACAAGGCGGAGGCGTTGCGCGAGGCCGGCAACGAGCCCGGCGCCCGCCTCGTGGGCCGCCGCGCGCTGGAGACGGCGCTGGAGGCCTGGCTCCTGGAAGACGAGCAGCGCCGCCTCACCCCCGCCCTCCACGCCGTGCTCGACGAGGCGCTGGCGATGGCGCGCGGGTGGGTGGAGCCGGGGGAGCTGTCGGCGCGGCACCGGGCGGTGCTGGAGCGGGTGTAGGCGGGCCCTCACCCCCGCTCGTTCCTCGCTGCCCCCTCTCTCGTAGGGGCCGCGATTTATCGCGCCCGTGTCCGGCGCTGCTCCGCCGCCCGCCTTTCCTTGCGGGCGACGGCTATGGGCACGGGGCGTGCGTAGCCGGGCCGCCCCGCCGCTTGCGCACGATGCCAAGGACGGAGGCTCAAGACCAAGGAGAAAGATCATGGCGCTCAATACTTTGCGGGACCTGTACGTGGAGCAGCTTCGCGACCTGTACAGCGCGGAAAACCAGATCCTGAAGGCGCTCCCCAAGATGGCGGAGGCGGCCAAGCACCCCGAGCTGCGCCAGGCGTTCGAGGCTCACGTGACGCTGACGGAGGAGCACGTGCGCCGGCTGGATTCGATCTTCGCCGACCTGGACGAGAAGGGGTCCGGCCATCACTGCAAGGGGATGGAGGGGCTCCTCAAGGAAGCCAACGACACCGTCAAGGAGAAGGGCGACTCCGACGTGCTGGACGCCGCCATGATCGCCAACGCGCAGCGCGTAGAGCACTACGAGATCGCCGGCTACGGCTGCGTGCGCACGTACGCCCGCATGCTGGGCCGCGAGCAGGACGCCACCCTAATCCAGCAGACGCTGGACGAGGAGGGCGCCACCGACGAGCAGCTCACGACGCTCGCCGAGCGCGTCATCAACATCGACGCCCTGCGCGACATGTAAGCTCCGCGGGCTGGCGGTACGCGAACGGGGCGGGCCTGATCTCCAGGCCCGCCCCCGTCTAACTGCACGTCGGAGCAGGGCGTCTCGTAGTTACCCCTTTGACGCACCGAGAAATTCGGTTGGACGATCACCTGTCGAGAATCACAACAGACAATCTTCACCGCGAGATCGACACCGGGCCGGCGCTGGGAGTCGAAAGCTGGTGAGTGCCGGTTCCGGGTACATCCTCTAGCTGACCCCCAACCTCTGTGCCCTTATCAGTTCCCTCTGTGGCTCTGTGTGAGGCTGCCGTTGCCTGAGGTGGGCGAGGGCACGGGGTGGAGGTGCTCGGACTGGGAGCGGAGCTCGATGAAGCGGCGGGCCTGTTGGGCGAGGCCCCGCTGCTCCAGGAAGGCGTCCAGGTGCCGGAGCACGGAGCGCATGGAATCGATCTGCTCCTCGAAGCCGCGGAGGCGGCGCACCTCGCCCAGCAGGCGCAGGGTGGCGTCCGGATGCAGCGCGGCGATGTAGCGCTGGTTGGCGGGCGACACCTCGGCCTCGCGCTCCACTACGAAGACCAGGTCGTCGGAATCGCGCGGGGAGTGGGTGACGGCCAGGGTGGCGTCGCCGGTCTGGAAGTCCAGCACGGTCTGAGCTTCCCAGGGGCCGGGGGTGGCCTCGCAGGCGAGCGCTTCGAGCGCGGCGAGCTCGCGCTCGGAGAGCGGCGAATCGTTGGGCATGGGGACGGGGATGCGGTCGGGGAGTGCGGCGGGGAAGGGTGCAATCTTCGCCCGCGGCGGGTCACGCGCAAGCTTTCGGTGCGGCTTCGGCGGCGCGGTGGTACGGTGGATGCTGAACCGGCGGGCGACCCAGGTCCGCCCAAACCCGTTCGCAGAGGCGACATGCCCCGCACCCGTATCCTCGCCGCGCTCCCCCTGGCGGCTTTGCTCGCCCTCGCCGCCTGCGACAACGCCGGCGAGCACAACCCCGAGAACAACGACGCCGACGCCGCCACGGGCGCCGACCCGGTGACGCGCCAGGACTCCGCCACCGTCGGCCAGCAGGTACCCAACGCGTACCCGCCGGTCGGCACCACCAGCACCACCCCGGCGGACAGCAACCCGTCGCCCACCACGCCCGGCGGGGTGCCGCCGGCAGGGCGCGACACCGGGCGCGCGACGACGGCGCACTGACGGAGGGGTGCGAGCGACAGGTGCCCGGCGAGCTGCGCCGGGCACCTGTCTTCGCGCGCGCCGTCGCGAGGGCGCTACGGCTCTTTACGCGTCCAGAGCAGGATCACGCCGCACGCCGAGTCGCTTCCGCTGTACTGGGGCGGGATCTGCGACGAGCCGCTGAACACCTCCACCGCCTCCAGGTGCTCGGGCAGCGCCATCCCGGCCAGGCCGCTGCGGTCGTACGCCATCCGGTTCCCGTCCAGGTACACCTGGGGCAAGCACTGGGAGGCACCGCCAGCGCCTTTCTGGCTCCGGTAGATCGCACCAGCCATCGAGGAGCGGTCCAGGGCGATGTTGTAGCCGATCCGCGTGGTGCCGGGTAGGCGGTCCAGCACCTGGGTGATGTCCGCGTTGGAGTGCCGCTCGATCTCCTCCCGCCGCAGGAATCGCCCGAGCCCCCGGGCCTCGCGGTCGTAGAAGCCGGAGAGCTCGAGCGATGCACGCCGCTTCGGCTGGATGCGGCCGACGACGGTGAGCGGCTCCACCGACAGCGCCTGCACCGCCATGCGCACGTCCACCTGCAGCGTTTCCAGGATCCCCACCTGCACCGGCTGCGTGAGGGTGGGGCTGTAGCCCGTTCGCTCCGCGCGCAGGCGCACCGGGTCGGTCACGCGGATCTGCATCGAAAAGGTGCCGTTCTCCGCGGAGGTGGTGCGTGCGACCGTGCGCCCCTCCGCGTTGACGGCGCTGATGCGCGCCTGCGGCACGGGCTGCCCGTCGGCGGCGTCCAGCACGCGGCCGCTGAGCACCTGTGCCGCGGCGGGGGTGGCGAGCATAAGGAGGAGGGCGGGGAAGGCCAGGAGCCGGCGGAGGATCATACGATTCCCGAGGTGGGAGAGGAGGGCGGCGGGGTGTCGCATAGATGCGCACCCCGCCGGGGCAGAGCAACCTTCTTTCGCCGGCGTTAGAGCGCGGCGGCGGGCGAGTGCGGTGCGGGGTCGCCGCACTCCCGGATCACCTGCGAAATCTCGCTCTTCAGCAGGTCGTCCGCTTCCATGCGGTGGCTGTAGCTCTCCGGCGCTTGACTCGCGGGAGCGATGCCGGACTTGGTGTACACCCGCTCCCCGCGCACGTGAAGCATGGTGGTTCCGTTCGACCGGGTGCTCACGTTTACCAGGTGTTCGATCCGGTGCACCCACGCGCGGTCCGCCGTGCGCCGGGCGTAGAAGCTGTTGCCGTCCTTTGCCATCTCCACCGACGAGAACCCCAGCCGCTGCAGCGACTGCTGCGCACAGGTGAGGGCGTTCTCCGGCGCCGGGCCGCTCTGCTGCACGGCCGCGGGCACGCACGCGGCCAGGAGCGCGAGTGAGGGGATGACCAGCCGGGACATCGCGATTCTCATGAGCCCGCTCCGTCTTGGGGGTGAGGTGCCCAGCGCGGCGCGGGGAATCGCCGCGGCGTGTGGAGGGACCGCGTACACCGTGCCACCGCGCAAGCACATCCTATGTCCTGGGCCGGCAACACGTTGTCAGGATGGTCCGTACGGCGCTGAATCTCGCGCGGCCCATCCGCGGGACAAGCCTGTCCATTGAAAGGGACACCGGCTCGGCCGGCGCTGCGTGCGGCGCTCCGCGGATTATACGCGAATCCACCGCTCGTGGACAGCGCCGGCGCGGCTCATGGCGAGCCACGGCCGAGGCGGATCGTCTCGCCGTGCCGCGGCAGGTGCAGATCCGGCTGCGGCAGCCCGGCGGCCGTCCAGGCGGCGCGGGTGCGGATGGGCGGCTCGAGCGGGTCCTCGTCGGTGAGGCGAAAGGTGCCCCAGTGCATCCCCACGAACGCGCCGCGCCCCCCGAGGTCCTGGTAGGCACGCACCGCCTCTTCGGGGTTCATGTGCGCCGGCTTCATGAACCAGCGCGGGTCGTAGGCACCCACCGGCATCAGCACAACGTCGAAGGGCCCCGCGCGGCGCGCGATCTCGCCGTACCCGCCGAAGTAGCCGCTGTCTCCCGCGAAGTAGATCCCGCGGCCGTCCGGCAGGCGCAGGGCGAAGGAGGCCCAGAGGCGGTCGTTCATCTCGCGCATGGTGCGCCGCGTCCAGTGCTGCGCGGGGGCGCAGGTCACGCGCACGCCTCCGGGCAGCTCCGCCTCGTCCCACCAGTCCAGCTCCGTGATCCCGCGGATGCCCAGCCGCGCGAACCACTCCGCGTACTTCAGCGGCGTCGCCCAGCGCAGCGCCGCCCCGAACCGCTCGTGGAGGCGCCGCACCGTGTCCTCGTCCAGGTGGTCGTAGTGGTCGTGCGACAGGAGGACGGCGTCGATGGGCGGCAGCGCCTCCCACGCGATCGCGGGCGGTACGAAGCGCGCCGGCCCGATCCGCTGCGATGGCGACGCACGCAGGCTCCAGTGCGGATCGGTGAGGATGTTGATCGAGCCCGCCTGGATCAGGAACGTCGAGTGGCCCACCCACGTGATTCGTATCTCGTCCCCGTCCGCGCGCGGCGATGCGATCTCCGGGCGCGCCATCGGAAGGTCGCCGGGCTTGGGGTTCGGCGGGCGGCCTCGCAGGAAGCGCTCGCCCATCCACTGCAGCAGATGGAGCTGCGTGCGCCTCTCGCCGCCCTCCACCAACCACGGAATCCTGAACTTGCCATTCGCCGTGTGATGTGACGGACGGCGATCGGGCGCGTTACTCAAATGGACCTCACACAGAGACACAGAGGGTAAAGAAAGAACAGCAGAAGGGGTTCTTTGCGTCTTGTAGTTCCCTCTGTGCTCTGCGTGTGATGCTTTTTCTGTTCCGACGTGAAAAAGGAGTGGCACTCGTCCTGACGCGCCACTCCCTTTCTGGCCCAGCTAGAGGCGGGTGGTTACTTCTCCGCCTCCAGGCCCGCGCCGAGCGCCTTGTCGATGCGGGCGCGGGCCTCGGTGAGGTGCGCGGTGGTGTAGGCGTCCTGGCCGCCCGCCGCGATCGAGCGGGTGATGCGGCCGCGCAGCTCCGTCAGCCGCAGCCGCGCGACCGCGCGCGCGTCGGCGGGCATACGCTCCGGCGGCGTCACGACGATGGTGGTCATGCGGTCCAGGTAGGCGCGCTGCAGGTCGCGGCGCATGGAGGAGACGTTGCGGCCCGGCACGTACGCCTCCGCCCACACCGCGCGCGTCAGCTCGTCCATCAGCTCGGGGATGGGGAGCGTGGCCGCGCTGCCGAACTTGCGCTCCGCGTCGCGGATGCGGGCAAAGGTCATCGGCGAGGTGATGCCGTTCAGCAGCGCCGTCTGAATCCCGAGCACCTGCTCGTGGAACGGGTAGTCGATGCGCCCGTTGACGGTGGTCTGCTCGCCCCAGTGGCTCCAGCGGTTCGCGCCGAGCTTGGAGAGCACGTCCTGCGGAACCGCGAACGCCCCCGGCCCGAAGCCGTACTCGGTGAGAAAGGTGAGCGCCTCACGCTGCCGCGCGCGCGGCACCGCCACGAACGGGGCGCGCCCCTGCGGGTCCGCCACGTGGTCTCGGTGGCTGTACTGCCCGCCGATGTACTTCACCCCCGTCGACAGCGCGCGGCCGTACTGCCAGAGCAGCGTGTTGAACGCGTCCGTCAGGTCGGCGTAACGCGCGTTGTCCGTGATGACGTGCTGCGGAAGGCGCGTCCACGTGTCCGCGATGAGCTGCGCGCGTCCGCGTCCCCACGCCAGCGGGTCGCCGCTCAGGTCGTACGGGTTGACGTTGGGGTCCAGCGCGCCGGGGCCGCCGGCGTCCTCGTCCGTGCCGTAGGCGTGGCCGGGGAGCGCCGCCTCGCGCGCCACCAGCGCCGCGCGGGCCGCGTCCGGCGTGTAGCCGTAGGTGATCGCCCAGCGGTCGTACGAGCCGACGCCCGGGTTGTACACGTAGCCGCGCGGCTGCCCGCGGGGCGACAGGTTGAGCCCCGGGTACTCCATCACCGAGCTGAAGATGCCGTTGGTCTCGGCCCAGGTGCGGTCCTGCAGCTTCTCCAGCGGCGTGTCCGCCGAGGAGCGGAAGTTGTGGCGGAGGCCCAGCGTGTGACCGACTTCGTGCATCGCCACCCACTTCAGCGCCTGCGCCACGTACTCCGCCGGCACCGCGTCGTTGGGCCCGATCTCCCCGGAGCCGGCGAGAATGGCGCGGAGAAGCGAGCCCTGCGCGCCCAGCTCGCTGGCCAGCATCGCGTGCTCGCCCAGCGCGGCGGCGCCCCGCTCGGCGAACATCTCATCCACCGCGGCGCTTGGCGACACGGTGGTGCGCCAGTCGCGCTTGAAGCCGCGCACCATGCTTGCCTCGAAGAGGATGTCCGCGTCCAGGATCTCGCCCGTGCGCGGGTCCACGATGGAGGGCCCGATGGCGCCGTAGCCGGGCTGGTCGGAGGTGCTCCAGCGCAGCGTGGGGTAGCGGATGTCCTCCGGGTCGGCCCCGGCGGG from Longimicrobium sp. includes these protein-coding regions:
- a CDS encoding type II toxin-antitoxin system Phd/YefM family antitoxin gives rise to the protein MKKVSVSEARANLFDLVEQVTADPQEEVVIEHRSQKGRAVLVDAGHYEYLKAAAAGLRQIRERPFKLKGSMQLTVPPDEFDEWFEENRRRSSAAADAKFGDL
- a CDS encoding MBL fold metallo-hydrolase codes for the protein MSNAPDRRPSHHTANGKFRIPWLVEGGERRTQLHLLQWMGERFLRGRPPNPKPGDLPMARPEIASPRADGDEIRITWVGHSTFLIQAGSINILTDPHWSLRASPSQRIGPARFVPPAIAWEALPPIDAVLLSHDHYDHLDEDTVRRLHERFGAALRWATPLKYAEWFARLGIRGITELDWWDEAELPGGVRVTCAPAQHWTRRTMREMNDRLWASFALRLPDGRGIYFAGDSGYFGGYGEIARRAGPFDVVLMPVGAYDPRWFMKPAHMNPEEAVRAYQDLGGRGAFVGMHWGTFRLTDEDPLEPPIRTRAAWTAAGLPQPDLHLPRHGETIRLGRGSP
- a CDS encoding serine/threonine-protein kinase, which encodes MYGIAGLLTGRTLAGRYRIDAVVGRGGMGAVYRATDERLGREVAVKVIGTGGADPGDHARLRARFHREARAVASLRHPNVVAVYDFGTDAEVDLDFLVMELLRGEDLAARLTRTGAPPLGVAVSILRQAARGLAAGHRVGLVHRDIKPGNLFLEDGDSPDEPHVRVLDFGIAKLDADDGSMTALTEFGRAPFSPAYASPEQMSGEGDVGPASDVFSLAAVGYHLATGMRPFTSSDPARAAEEVTAAVRALPQRAPQLPGDLHEALVRALSLSPRERFRDAAAFAQALGVAPTVASAPRPATPVSAPSEPTLMFVADEEDFTRLQNEAPRPASTTAPAPRVPPPVPVRPAPLRATAVSVEPPAPPPVRPAPAHPVRPTAPVAGPAAPGAPMLEDRRQPGMMRRFLRALWEFSVTSIVLGLFVGSWALAASGVVEENRAQFLGGAVATVLFTPWAVHRLTGRRGRAGLGVLGSAAATGATVRYIGLDADPAILLAATFGLQVVTCFALSWLTRRSVREAVAV
- a CDS encoding zinc-dependent metalloprotease gives rise to the protein MKRLIVPALCAGLAGCASASAKSAPQSPRPAAGTGAPTTAAARPATTADTTRRAPSPFKPWAEVTRDANRRAGFFDTYEKGDQLLLAIPADRLGKDFLMGMQISQGIGAAGLFGGTMLGIFEGAVVALERRGDRVFLVRRPTRFTAPDGSPALSAVGTSFGSSVLESAKVESVRDDGTVLVNVYDWMVSDLSGVGERVRYGLASPGGQGTPPPVSVDKARSYLESVKAFPENVNIRAKLTFRPTNPSNLPSVPDGRYVPVSIAYTFAALPAQPMTVRRADDRVGYFMTVRRDFSRDDDNFFVRNVNRWRLEPGERVGDRVRPVKPIVFYLDPNIPEEYRPALKAGVEAWSSAFEAAGWQDAIRAEMLPAGADPEDIRYPTLRWSTSDQPGYGAIGPSIVDPRTGEILDADILFEASMVRGFKRDWRTTVSPSAAVDEMFAERGAAALGEHAMLASELGAQGSLLRAILAGSGEIGPNDAVPAEYVAQALKWVAMHEVGHTLGLRHNFRSSADTPLEKLQDRTWAETNGIFSSVMEYPGLNLSPRGQPRGYVYNPGVGSYDRWAITYGYTPDAARAALVAREAALPGHAYGTDEDAGGPGALDPNVNPYDLSGDPLAWGRGRAQLIADTWTRLPQHVITDNARYADLTDAFNTLLWQYGRALSTGVKYIGGQYSHRDHVADPQGRAPFVAVPRARQREALTFLTEYGFGPGAFAVPQDVLSKLGANRWSHWGEQTTVNGRIDYPFHEQVLGIQTALLNGITSPMTFARIRDAERKFGSAATLPIPELMDELTRAVWAEAYVPGRNVSSMRRDLQRAYLDRMTTIVVTPPERMPADARAVARLRLTELRGRITRSIAAGGQDAYTTAHLTEARARIDKALGAGLEAEK
- a CDS encoding DEAD/DEAH box helicase, giving the protein MPFNKLQLHPTLLKGIKELGFTRPTPIQEQAVPPAMEGRDVLACAMTGSGKTAAFLLPIIQRLMDKPRGTTRALILTPTRELAAQIHQHLEELAVHTPVTGAAVFGGVGMGPQEHAFRSGVDIIIATPGRLLDHFRQPYAKLSGLEVLVLDEADRMLDMGFLPDIRRVLKHLPTSRQTLFFSATMPDAIAKLSGEMLKQPALINQERKAAPAVGITQAIYPVQESLKAELFLELLKRDEIGNVIVFTRTKHRANRLADFLEKNRIPNAKIHGNRSQPQRTEALAGFKSGKFRVLVATDIVARGIDVEALEHVVNFDVPHVPEDYIHRVGRTARAEATGDAYTFVSPEEEADLRAIERAVGKKLPRVTVADFDYNRKPTERFEVPLAERIAEIRARKSEERARAKAKAERKAQNEAAGGSSRGPRRPAEPSRDRPRAEGRPSDGGRPRNDRGGQHPRSADGRGQGGGRSGGRSRSGGRPTEGAA
- a CDS encoding carboxypeptidase regulatory-like domain-containing protein; this encodes MILRRLLAFPALLLMLATPAAAQVLSGRVLDAADGQPVPQARISAVNAEGRTVARTTSAENGTFSMQIRVTDPVRLRAERTGYSPTLTQPVQVGILETLQVDVRMAVQALSVEPLTVVGRIQPKRRASLELSGFYDREARGLGRFLRREEIERHSNADITQVLDRLPGTTRIGYNIALDRSSMAGAIYRSQKGAGGASQCLPQVYLDGNRMAYDRSGLAGMALPEHLEAVEVFSGSSQIPPQYSGSDSACGVILLWTRKEP
- a CDS encoding PIN domain-containing protein — protein: MTSLAVTDAHALIWYAQDRPRKLGGAARRMFEAMEEGSALIYVPALVLVEVGEATAAGRLALPFGFEEWTGRLLSSGRCFAVDLTWEIIRRAERLRAIPERGDRLIAATAAQLGHPLITRDPAIAAASGVEVIW
- a CDS encoding ferritin-like domain-containing protein, which gives rise to MALNTLRDLYVEQLRDLYSAENQILKALPKMAEAAKHPELRQAFEAHVTLTEEHVRRLDSIFADLDEKGSGHHCKGMEGLLKEANDTVKEKGDSDVLDAAMIANAQRVEHYEIAGYGCVRTYARMLGREQDATLIQQTLDEEGATDEQLTTLAERVINIDALRDM